One genomic segment of bacterium includes these proteins:
- a CDS encoding DUF4097 family beta strand repeat protein, with translation MNTNFKTLITSLCISLILLFTALGSSQISYDDDLKLIKEKSFNISPGKDLHVELSSGDVKVTYWNNNEVNVKILGNENALEKMTFTMDGNDEYVKITGKKKSSISSWFSNVEVEVEIKVPAQFNLDISTAGGDIKCGGINGNASLNTSGGDIWADKFSGMLDASTSGGDVFLFCKDAKVDAETSGGNIKLEYEGENRGIDISTSGGDIDIRLTNDFKASMELSTSGGDVSCSLTMSNVKKTSSSRLVADLNGGGELLSAHTSGGDITVSEK, from the coding sequence ATGAATACCAATTTCAAAACTTTAATCACTTCACTGTGCATTTCACTTATTTTATTATTTACAGCACTGGGATCCTCACAAATTTCTTATGATGATGATTTGAAGCTGATAAAAGAAAAATCGTTTAATATTTCACCGGGAAAGGATCTGCACGTTGAACTAAGTTCTGGTGATGTGAAAGTAACTTATTGGAACAATAATGAAGTAAATGTTAAAATTTTAGGAAACGAAAACGCTTTGGAAAAAATGACTTTTACTATGGATGGCAACGATGAATATGTTAAGATCACAGGAAAGAAAAAATCATCGATCTCTTCATGGTTCAGCAATGTTGAAGTTGAAGTTGAAATTAAAGTGCCGGCTCAATTTAATCTTGATATCAGTACTGCCGGCGGAGATATCAAATGTGGTGGAATCAACGGTAACGCTTCATTAAATACTTCGGGCGGAGATATTTGGGCAGATAAATTTTCAGGAATGCTTGATGCTTCAACATCCGGAGGCGATGTTTTTCTTTTCTGCAAAGATGCAAAAGTTGATGCTGAGACCTCCGGAGGAAATATTAAACTTGAATATGAAGGTGAAAACCGGGGAATCGATATTTCGACCTCTGGTGGCGATATCGATATTAGGTTGACAAATGATTTCAAAGCATCAATGGAATTATCAACATCCGGCGGGGATGTTTCCTGCTCATTGACTATGAGCAATGTTAAAAAAACTTCTTCAAGCAGATTGGTTGCTGACTTAAACGGCGGCGGTGAATTATTATCTGCACATACTTCGGGCGGAGATATAACAGTATCTGAAAAGTAG
- the trxA gene encoding thioredoxin — MKNVIEGTDFNFEQEVLKSDTPVLVDFWAPWCGPCRMVAPVVEQIASEYEGKLKVVKLNTDENQNTAITYGIRSIPTLGIFKDGQVVDAVIGAVPKKYLEEKIKPYLITVN, encoded by the coding sequence GTGAAAAACGTAATCGAAGGAACAGACTTCAATTTTGAACAGGAAGTATTGAAATCGGATACTCCGGTACTTGTAGATTTTTGGGCGCCGTGGTGCGGTCCGTGCAGAATGGTTGCGCCGGTAGTCGAACAAATCGCCAGTGAATACGAAGGAAAGTTAAAAGTTGTAAAACTAAACACAGATGAAAATCAGAATACAGCAATTACCTATGGAATCAGAAGTATTCCTACACTTGGTATATTCAAAGATGGACAGGTTGTCGATGCTGTAATAGGTGCAGTACCTAAAAAGTACCTGGAAGAAAAAATTAAACCTTACCTGATCACAGTTAACTAA
- a CDS encoding T9SS type A sorting domain-containing protein, which translates to MLLADKVEINWTTESEVNNYGFDLERKVNVSSWIKLGFVSGNGNSNTPKTYSFIDNSLLGGSKFYYRLKQIDTDGSFEYSDIVSVEFLPQKFSLEQNYPNPFNPTTKIRWQSPVGSHQTLKIYDVLGNEVSTLVDEYLPAGSYETEFNADGLSSGIYFYKLQAGSFVETKKMILIK; encoded by the coding sequence ATGCTTTTAGCTGACAAGGTGGAAATAAACTGGACGACAGAATCCGAGGTTAATAATTATGGTTTTGACTTGGAGCGGAAGGTAAATGTAAGCAGCTGGATAAAGCTCGGTTTTGTTTCCGGAAACGGCAATTCCAACACTCCGAAAACATATTCATTTATTGATAACTCTTTACTCGGCGGAAGCAAATTCTATTACAGGTTAAAGCAGATAGATACTGATGGAAGTTTTGAATATTCTGATATTGTTTCGGTAGAGTTTCTCCCTCAAAAATTCTCACTTGAGCAAAACTATCCTAACCCATTCAACCCAACTACGAAAATCAGATGGCAGTCGCCAGTCGGCAGTCATCAAACATTAAAGATTTATGATGTTCTCGGAAATGAAGTGTCAACGCTCGTTGATGAATATCTTCCTGCAGGAAGTTATGAAACGGAATTTAATGCTGATGGATTATCAAGCGGTATTTACTTCTATAAACTACAAGCGGGTTCTTTTGTTGAAACTAAGAAGATGATTTTGATCAAATAA
- a CDS encoding T9SS type A sorting domain-containing protein translates to MVSVPGLHPVDQNIDTWWAERDPSAGVFNFNNGYNQVTTVAPGAGYWMKHSTADTLSTGDEWPAEGIQIVAHDPINGLAGWNLIGAFEQIVSVNSITTNPPGLQQGSVFGYSSGYSEATQLVPGYGYWIKLSAPGEIIIPNTALIGNRSKTKTNRDSWGKIILTDASGKSYTLYAVNENINLSEYDLPPLPPSEIFDVRYGSNRFAENLQGLTHSIIMQGLDYPVTAKAEAVTILLRDETGQKLNAVLNSGDQVVISDLSKIFISGNVLPVKFALEQNYPNPFNPITKIKYAIPQNSLVILTVYDILGSEVAKLVNEEKPSGSYEVEFDASIYSSGIYVYRLRAGNFAETKKMILLK, encoded by the coding sequence ATGGTTTCTGTCCCAGGACTACACCCGGTTGATCAAAATATAGATACCTGGTGGGCAGAAAGAGATCCGTCAGCTGGCGTTTTCAATTTTAATAATGGTTATAACCAGGTAACGACTGTTGCACCCGGAGCTGGCTACTGGATGAAGCATTCTACTGCAGATACATTGAGCACAGGAGACGAATGGCCTGCTGAAGGAATTCAGATAGTTGCTCACGATCCAATCAATGGCTTAGCAGGCTGGAATTTAATCGGGGCTTTTGAACAAATAGTTTCTGTGAATAGCATTACGACAAATCCTCCCGGACTTCAGCAAGGTAGTGTCTTCGGATATTCTTCCGGCTACAGTGAAGCCACACAATTAGTTCCGGGTTATGGATACTGGATAAAGCTAAGTGCCCCGGGAGAAATAATTATTCCGAACACTGCATTGATAGGCAATCGGTCGAAAACCAAAACTAATCGTGACAGCTGGGGAAAAATTATTCTTACTGATGCAAGCGGAAAGAGTTATACTCTCTATGCAGTCAATGAAAATATAAATCTCAGTGAGTATGATTTACCGCCATTACCACCTTCAGAAATTTTTGATGTGAGATATGGAAGTAATCGGTTTGCTGAAAACCTGCAAGGGTTAACTCATTCAATCATAATGCAAGGATTAGATTATCCTGTAACAGCAAAAGCAGAAGCTGTTACAATTCTTCTTCGGGATGAAACCGGGCAAAAGTTAAATGCCGTATTAAATTCCGGTGATCAAGTTGTAATATCGGATCTTAGTAAAATCTTTATCTCGGGAAATGTTCTTCCTGTGAAGTTTGCACTCGAACAGAACTATCCGAATCCATTTAATCCAATTACAAAAATCAAGTATGCAATTCCTCAGAATAGTCTAGTAATTCTTACCGTTTACGATATACTTGGAAGTGAAGTTGCAAAACTTGTTAATGAAGAAAAACCCTCGGGCAGTTATGAAGTTGAGTTTGATGCTTCAATATATTCATCGGGGATTTATGTCTACAGACTGCGGGCGGGAAACTTTGCTGAGACAAAGAAGATGATTTTATTGAAATAA
- a CDS encoding nitroreductase family protein, whose amino-acid sequence MKKAEFIPLSNYRLYDQAEMIERSRAFYDDIKRRRTVRDFSDKSVPKEIIENCIKAASTSPSGANLQPWHFVVVSDPIIKKKIRIAAEEEEREFYSKRAPKEWLETLEPLGTDEQKPFLELAPYLIAIFYKSFEFSTEGRQLKQYYAIESTGIATGILITAIHNAGLVSLTHTPSPMNFLNEILSRPKNERPFLLLVVGYPSADALVPNIKKKSLHEIASFI is encoded by the coding sequence ATGAAAAAAGCCGAATTCATTCCATTAAGCAATTATCGACTATATGACCAAGCAGAAATGATAGAAAGATCGCGGGCATTTTATGATGATATAAAAAGAAGAAGAACCGTTAGAGATTTTTCTGATAAATCAGTTCCAAAAGAAATTATCGAGAATTGCATAAAAGCCGCCAGCACATCTCCAAGCGGTGCTAATCTACAACCCTGGCATTTTGTTGTTGTTTCAGATCCAATTATCAAAAAGAAAATCAGAATTGCGGCTGAAGAAGAAGAAAGAGAATTCTACAGTAAACGTGCGCCAAAAGAATGGCTTGAAACACTGGAACCATTGGGTACTGATGAACAAAAACCATTTCTTGAACTTGCACCATATCTAATTGCGATATTTTATAAAAGTTTTGAATTCTCTACAGAAGGAAGACAGCTTAAACAATATTATGCAATTGAATCGACTGGTATTGCAACCGGGATACTAATCACTGCAATTCATAATGCGGGTCTGGTTTCATTAACACATACGCCAAGCCCGATGAATTTTTTAAATGAAATTCTCAGCAGACCAAAAAATGAGCGGCCGTTTTTATTGCTTGTGGTCGGATATCCTTCTGCAGATGCGCTAGTACCAAACATAAAAAAGAAAAGCCTGCATGAGATTGCAAGCTTTATATGA
- a CDS encoding T9SS type A sorting domain-containing protein produces the protein MKILTIQFLSILTFLGNLFAQNSWVPDPSFGNNGITRVNFGSGYGDYPNDLLVLPDGKILVAGKSTSSFDYFIAMTQLLPNGQPDISGFGNDGKVSLHFVLRDHANDIELQPDGKILVAGTQAEGNGVSQITPALYRFNSDGSLDTTFADSGKAVHRFNGNRAGEMYGVKVLSDGRIITAGLNSSSSVFGVMRFLPDGERDLSFGDNGEALLPYPLTWVTYHPVGCLFLGDTAVVMATVTDTAGLRQFVLGMIDSSGNPVSSFGNNGIVLTGIEGSNHFSGGESLVLTSDGKILMSGTTPDSGPRKFSVFRFLMNGDIDTTFGNGGRTDIQFSSHDVCYDMKIDSNGKILLVGSSESRVGVARLNSDGTPDTTFAPDGKLILNLNNSGGTHYLTNCIPLDNSDILAAGFDFASNSGDFMITRLTQNPTGINDYNNIQPNNFVLYQNFPNPFNPSTVISYQLPVSSNVTLKVYGILGNEVATLVNDFLPSGSYETEFSGVGLTSGIYFYQVQASNFVETKKMILIK, from the coding sequence ATGAAAATATTAACTATCCAATTCTTATCTATTCTTACATTCTTAGGAAACCTTTTTGCACAGAATTCCTGGGTGCCCGATCCGTCCTTTGGCAATAACGGAATAACCAGAGTTAATTTTGGCTCAGGCTATGGCGATTATCCAAACGACTTACTGGTTCTGCCGGATGGAAAAATATTGGTAGCCGGCAAAAGCACAAGCTCATTTGATTACTTCATTGCAATGACTCAGCTGCTTCCAAATGGGCAGCCTGATATTTCCGGATTCGGAAATGACGGAAAAGTTTCACTTCACTTCGTGCTCAGAGATCATGCAAATGATATTGAACTCCAGCCCGACGGAAAAATTCTTGTAGCAGGTACACAGGCAGAAGGAAATGGCGTAAGTCAAATCACGCCTGCACTCTATCGTTTTAATTCCGATGGTTCTTTAGATACAACCTTTGCAGACAGCGGTAAAGCGGTACATCGCTTTAATGGAAACCGGGCTGGTGAAATGTATGGAGTAAAGGTATTATCCGATGGCAGAATAATAACCGCTGGCTTAAATTCCAGCTCTTCAGTATTTGGTGTAATGAGATTTCTTCCGGATGGCGAGCGTGATTTATCCTTTGGAGATAACGGGGAAGCTCTTTTACCTTACCCTCTAACCTGGGTAACCTATCATCCTGTCGGATGTTTGTTTCTGGGAGATACAGCAGTTGTAATGGCAACAGTTACCGATACGGCAGGTTTACGCCAGTTTGTATTGGGAATGATCGATAGTTCCGGCAATCCGGTTTCATCTTTTGGAAACAATGGAATTGTTCTTACAGGTATCGAAGGTAGTAATCATTTTTCAGGTGGCGAATCTTTGGTGCTTACTAGTGATGGAAAAATTCTTATGTCCGGAACTACTCCGGATTCCGGTCCCAGAAAATTTTCTGTATTCAGGTTTTTAATGAATGGGGATATTGATACAACTTTTGGAAATGGAGGGCGAACTGATATTCAATTTTCCTCTCATGATGTTTGTTATGATATGAAAATAGATTCTAATGGAAAAATTTTGTTGGTAGGAAGTTCTGAGAGCAGAGTAGGAGTTGCACGTCTCAATTCTGATGGAACACCTGATACAACATTCGCACCTGATGGAAAATTAATTCTGAATCTAAATAATAGTGGTGGAACTCATTATCTGACTAATTGCATCCCTCTTGATAACAGTGATATTCTTGCTGCAGGTTTTGACTTCGCAAGCAACTCGGGTGATTTTATGATAACAAGGCTAACACAGAATCCAACTGGAATTAATGATTACAACAATATCCAACCAAATAATTTTGTTTTATATCAGAACTTTCCGAATCCCTTTAACCCAAGTACTGTAATCAGTTATCAGTTACCGGTGAGCAGTAATGTGACTTTAAAAGTTTATGGTATTCTTGGAAATGAAGTAGCAACCTTAGTTAATGATTTTCTGCCGTCAGGAAGTTATGAAACAGAATTTTCTGGTGTTGGATTAACGAGTGGTATTTACTTCTACCAGGTTCAAGCAAGCAACTTTGTTGAAACTAAGAAAATGATTTTAATAAAGTGA
- a CDS encoding T9SS type A sorting domain-containing protein, producing MKILTIQFLSVLTFLGNLFAQNSWVPDPSFGNNGITRVNFGSGYGDYPNDLLVLPDGKILVAGQSTSSFDYFIAMTQLLPNGQPDISGFGSDGKVSIHFVLRDHANDIELQSDGKIVVAGTQAEGNGVSQITPALYRFNSNGSLDTTFADNGKAVHRFNGNLAGEMYGVKVLSDGRILTAGFRTGSGAFGVMRFSPDGERDMTFGSGGEAVLPLAATFHPVGCLFLGDSAVVMATVAFTAGLTQFVMAMIDSSGNPVPTFGNNGMVLTGIEGKYNFSGGESLALTSDGKIIMSGTTPDSGPAKFSVFRFLMNGDIDTTFGNAGRTDIQFSSHDVCYDMKMDKDGRILLVGSSETSTRAGIARLNSDGTPDTTFSPDGKIILNLNNSSGSHHLTNCIALDNGDILAAGFDFASNSGDFMITRLTQNPTGVDDNFSDQPNNFVLYQNFPNPFNPTTKIRWQSPVGSHQTLKIYDVLGNEVAILVDEYLPAGSYETEFSGEQLSSGIYFYRIQAGQFVETKKMILIR from the coding sequence ATGAAAATATTAACTATCCAATTCTTATCTGTTCTTACATTTTTAGGAAACCTTTTTGCACAGAATTCCTGGGTGCCCGATCCGTCCTTTGGCAATAACGGAATAACCAGAGTTAATTTTGGTTCAGGCTATGGGGATTATCCAAACGATTTACTGGTTCTGCCGGATGGAAAAATTTTAGTGGCCGGGCAAAGCACAAGCTCATTTGATTATTTTATTGCAATGACTCAGCTGCTTCCAAATGGTCAACCGGATATATCTGGATTTGGTTCTGACGGAAAAGTTTCGATCCATTTCGTACTTAGAGATCACGCTAACGATATTGAACTGCAGTCAGATGGAAAGATTGTTGTAGCAGGGACACAAGCAGAAGGAAATGGCGTGAGTCAGATTACTCCTGCTCTCTATCGTTTCAATTCCAACGGTTCATTAGATACAACCTTTGCAGATAATGGAAAAGCAGTGCACAGATTTAATGGCAATCTTGCAGGTGAAATGTATGGAGTAAAAGTTTTATCTGACGGAAGAATATTAACTGCAGGTTTCAGAACCGGTTCAGGCGCATTTGGTGTAATGCGATTTTCACCTGATGGCGAACGTGATATGACATTCGGTTCTGGTGGAGAAGCAGTTCTGCCATTAGCAGCAACATTCCATCCTGTAGGCTGTCTTTTTCTTGGAGATAGTGCTGTGGTGATGGCAACCGTTGCCTTCACGGCCGGATTGACTCAGTTTGTAATGGCCATGATAGATAGTTCCGGTAATCCTGTTCCAACATTCGGGAATAATGGAATGGTGCTTACTGGTATTGAGGGCAAGTATAATTTTTCTGGTGGCGAGTCGTTAGCTCTCACAAGTGATGGAAAGATCATAATGTCTGGTACAACTCCGGATTCCGGTCCCGCAAAATTTTCTGTATTCAGATTTTTAATGAACGGAGATATTGATACAACTTTTGGAAATGCAGGGAGAACCGATATTCAATTTTCTTCCCATGATGTTTGTTATGATATGAAGATGGATAAAGACGGGAGAATTTTATTAGTCGGAAGCTCCGAAACATCTACAAGAGCAGGTATTGCCCGTCTCAATTCTGATGGAACTCCCGATACAACATTCTCACCTGATGGGAAAATAATTCTGAATTTAAATAATAGCAGTGGTTCTCATCATCTTACTAATTGTATTGCTTTAGATAATGGTGATATCCTTGCTGCAGGTTTTGACTTCGCAAGTAACTCGGGTGATTTTATGATAACGAGACTAACCCAGAATCCAACTGGAGTGGATGATAACTTTTCTGATCAGCCAAATAATTTTGTTTTATATCAGAACTTTCCGAATCCTTTTAATCCAACCACAAAAATAAGGTGGCAGTCGCCAGTCGGCAGTCATCAAACATTAAAGATTTATGATGTGCTTGGAAATGAAGTTGCAATCTTAGTTGATGAATATCTTCCTGCAGGAAGTTATGAAACAGAATTTTCTGGTGAACAATTATCGAGCGGAATTTATTTCTACCGAATTCAGGCAGGTCAATTTGTTGAGACTAAAAAGATGATTCTTATTCGTTAG
- a CDS encoding right-handed parallel beta-helix repeat-containing protein → MKQRYFFIIVAVAFLILTWIRDSFATVYINRTLTSPQCDYSLGIYDIYTTETWDVNYQNAYGGCTNLMPGSPFILERSVIVHPGATLNIINVTVSSEVIIQVQEGGTLNIISSTVSPFMQITVFGELNAMQSTFTTSSNQPFHFQGEWNVTFDECVFNLSDAAVPAIRGFRLNLQNQPTTLFQNCTFSYTGTPVTLMSVDGASLSIVGCTFDNVAGTGIIVNSVDEFTLISNEFVNVQGEPVQILGAGIRTIAENHGSNNFLNAIVLGHNANKTSAADTGLAILSSHSTFPFVIRGELNVPPLATLEISDSSILKFSIGGEITVNGILNAQSAVMTSNNSSLGGVTGGNGNPQPGDWTGISVVGLTTVSSPRARANLFNCQILYGRGSGLPSGSLRQGVKSTVFLDSCTIAYSYSDGAFIAGGSSSDTSGRSAVIQHCVFHNNQHAGVEVRGNSKDSVLIQQNTIVENENGVVVWGSSVAPVIYRNRISGNRSNGVLIQGTANSPFVVNNLIYANRLDGFSHNGGGVNDFRIINNHFYGNGRDGVRLRGTSNSNQYPQLSNNIISENMGFGVNEIAANTNSVPRNNDFFNNTAGIFRRNAGTILTLEEVNLLPNAENNIAEDPLFNIILEGMITALSYDTTTNSSVLTDVNASFFGVKGLVVYPDISLIEQFLILDYTNNTLTVAGDIRNVSMVGNSYKIVADFPVDEASPVIDAGENRSDLPPFDFNGNVRISFGSSSMTVDIGAYEFAPPSNTELSQEVPTKVSLEANYPNPFNPTTTIRYSIPQNNIVTLTVYDILGSEVATLVNEEQSAGSYEVSFNASHLSSGIYVYRLRSGSFVETKKMVLLK, encoded by the coding sequence ATGGTGGATGCACGAATTTAATGCCTGGCTCTCCTTTTATACTTGAGCGAAGCGTTATTGTACATCCCGGAGCAACTTTAAATATTATCAATGTCACAGTCTCTTCCGAAGTGATTATCCAAGTTCAGGAAGGAGGTACGTTGAATATCATATCATCAACAGTATCTCCGTTCATGCAAATAACTGTATTTGGTGAGCTGAATGCAATGCAGAGTACTTTTACTACATCATCGAACCAGCCATTTCACTTTCAAGGCGAGTGGAATGTGACATTTGACGAATGTGTTTTCAACCTGTCCGACGCAGCGGTACCTGCAATCCGAGGTTTCAGACTGAACCTGCAAAATCAACCCACTACGCTGTTCCAGAATTGTACTTTTAGCTATACCGGAACACCTGTAACATTAATGTCGGTTGATGGTGCTTCGCTATCCATAGTCGGTTGCACTTTCGATAATGTAGCGGGAACTGGAATTATTGTTAATAGCGTAGATGAATTTACGCTTATATCAAATGAATTTGTAAATGTTCAGGGAGAACCGGTTCAAATTCTTGGAGCTGGAATCAGAACTATTGCGGAGAATCATGGCTCTAATAATTTTCTTAACGCAATTGTATTAGGTCATAATGCAAACAAGACTTCAGCAGCCGATACAGGGCTGGCTATATTAAGTTCACACTCAACATTTCCATTCGTCATTCGGGGTGAACTTAATGTGCCGCCTCTTGCCACGCTTGAAATTTCTGATAGCAGTATTCTAAAATTTTCAATCGGCGGGGAGATCACCGTTAATGGAATCTTAAATGCTCAAAGTGCGGTGATGACATCGAATAATTCATCGCTCGGAGGCGTAACCGGAGGTAACGGCAACCCCCAGCCTGGAGATTGGACCGGGATATCTGTTGTTGGTTTAACAACAGTTTCTTCGCCAAGAGCGCGGGCGAATTTATTTAATTGTCAAATCTTGTATGGACGTGGTTCTGGCTTGCCAAGTGGTTCTCTACGGCAAGGAGTGAAGTCAACTGTTTTTTTAGATAGTTGTACTATTGCATACTCATATTCTGATGGAGCATTTATTGCAGGCGGATCCAGCTCAGATACTTCCGGTAGATCCGCAGTTATTCAGCATTGTGTCTTTCATAATAATCAGCATGCTGGTGTTGAAGTTCGTGGGAATTCAAAGGATAGTGTTTTAATACAACAAAACACAATTGTGGAAAACGAAAATGGTGTAGTTGTTTGGGGCTCTAGTGTGGCTCCGGTGATTTACAGAAACAGGATTTCAGGAAACCGAAGCAACGGTGTTCTGATCCAGGGAACTGCAAACTCACCATTTGTTGTTAACAATCTTATTTATGCAAACCGACTTGATGGGTTTTCTCATAATGGAGGCGGAGTGAATGATTTCAGAATCATTAATAATCACTTTTACGGAAACGGTAGGGATGGGGTCCGGCTTAGAGGTACAAGTAATAGTAATCAGTATCCACAACTTTCGAACAATATTATCAGTGAAAATATGGGATTTGGAGTAAACGAAATTGCTGCCAATACAAACTCTGTCCCACGCAACAACGATTTTTTCAATAACACAGCTGGTATCTTTCGACGTAATGCAGGAACCATTCTCACTTTAGAGGAAGTTAATCTTCTGCCGAATGCTGAAAATAACATTGCAGAAGACCCACTCTTCAATATCATTTTGGAAGGAATGATAACAGCTCTTAGCTATGATACAACCACAAACTCTTCAGTGCTCACTGATGTAAATGCTTCGTTCTTTGGTGTTAAGGGTCTTGTGGTTTATCCTGACATATCACTAATAGAACAATTTCTTATTCTAGACTATACAAATAATACATTGACTGTTGCAGGAGATATACGAAATGTTTCAATGGTTGGAAATTCCTACAAAATAGTTGCGGATTTTCCTGTTGATGAGGCATCTCCTGTTATTGATGCAGGAGAAAATCGTTCTGACCTTCCACCATTCGATTTTAATGGTAATGTTCGAATTAGTTTTGGGAGTTCGAGTATGACAGTTGATATCGGGGCTTATGAGTTTGCTCCACCTAGCAATACAGAGCTGTCTCAGGAAGTTCCTACGAAAGTAAGTTTGGAAGCCAACTACCCAAACCCTTTCAATCCAACAACCACTATTCGTTACTCAATTCCACAGAATAACATCGTAACTTTAACAGTCTACGATATTCTTGGAAGCGAAGTTGCAACACTTGTTAATGAAGAACAGTCCGCAGGAAGTTATGAAGTAAGTTTTAATGCTTCCCATTTATCATCTGGAATATATGTCTACAGATTGCGGTCAGGCTCATTCGTTGAAACCAAGAAAATGGTTCTATTGAAGTGA